The following coding sequences lie in one Arachis stenosperma cultivar V10309 chromosome 5, arast.V10309.gnm1.PFL2, whole genome shotgun sequence genomic window:
- the LOC130982954 gene encoding uncharacterized protein LOC130982954: protein MIAIWATYQYLVELVVSYLVHFLCEFYYFGLAFAGEISHALEEFSHFLRPNISNVGTGEETIPKTQRESKVDDDLPTIVWVHGFLGFGPFDKRRLGSLSNFAGAENEDQRVLVPYLGSLPSVYDRARELFYYLKGGQVDYGEEHSKTCGHSQFGRIYKRGHYPDWDEEHPIHFVGHSGGAQVVRVLQQMLADKAFKGYGNTSENWVLSITSLSGTFNGTTRTYIDGMEPGDGRSLKPICMLQLFRIAVIIYDWLDIWMLKKRYNFGLDHFDLSWRKKGILGIWKCLIGKEGPFYSGDWILPDLTIQGCIRLNKHIRTFPNTYYMSYATKRTWKLMGFTIHSSMVKITPLLFLRVLQMAQWCYPSHLTPPYKGYRDGDWQENDGAVNTISMTHPRFPIEHPNCFLQNDSSLIKPGIWYYKVVEGDHIPFIVNRKRAKPPFDVIFDTIFDCCRKMHIHRNK from the exons ATGATTGCAATTTGGGCTACTTATCAATACTTGGTGGAGCTAGTCGTGAGCTACTTGGTTCATTTTCTTtgtgaattttattattttggcTTAGCATTTGCTGGAGAAATCTCACATGCCCTTGAAGAGTTTTCGCATTTTCTTAGGCCTAACATCAGTAATGTTGGGACCGGAGAGGAAACAATACCTAAAACACAAAGAGAAAGCAAGGTTGATGATGATTTGCCTACTATTGTTTGGGTTCATGGGTTTTTGGGATTTGGGCCGTTTGACAAAAGG AGATTAGGTTCTTTATCAAACTTTGCTGGGGCAGAGAACGAAGATCAAAGGGTTCTTGTCCCTTATTTGGGGTCTTTACCCAGTGTTTATGATAG AGCACGGGAATTGTTCTATTATTTAAAAGGTGGCCAAGTTGATTATGGTGAAGAACACAGCAAAACTTGCGGGCACTCACAGTTTGGACGAATCTACAAAAGAG GGCACTACCCAGACTGGGACGAGGAACATCCTATTCACTTTGTTGGGCATTCAGGTGGAGCACAAGTTGTGCGTGTCTTGCAACAAATGCTTGCTGATAAG GCATTTAAGGGGTATGGAAACACCTCTGAGAACTGGGTATTAAGCATCACTTCACTATCAGGAACGTTTAATGGGACCACCAGAACTTACATTGATGGCATGGA GCCTGGAGATGGTAGATCATTGAAACCTATTTGCATGCTACAACTCTTTCGCATTGCGGTGATAATTTATGATTGGTTAGACATTTGGATGCTAAAGAAACGCTACAATTTTGGGTTGGATCACTTTGACTTGTCATGGAGAAAGAAGGGCATTTTGGGTATTTGGAAATGCCTAATAGGGAAAGAAGGTCCATTTTATTCAGGGGATTGGATCCTCCCTGACCTCACAATTCAAGGGTGTATAAGACTGAACAAACATATACGTACATTCCCAAATACATACTACATGAGCTACGCTACAAAGCGTACGTGGAAGCTGATGGgtttcacaattcattcaagcaTGGTCAAGATTACGCCATTGCTTTTCTTGAGGGTCTTGCAGATGGCTCAGTGGTGTTATCCTTCACACTTGACTCCACCTTATAAAGGCTACAG GGATGGTGATTGGCAGGAGAATGATGGAGCAGTAAACACAATATCAATGACACATCCTCGTTTCCCAATTGAACATCCCAATTGCTTCCTTCAAAACGATTCTTCACTCATCAAACCAGGCATCTG GTACTATAAGGTTGTGGagggtgatcatataccgttcATCGTGAATCGTAAGAGAGCAAAACCACCCTTTGATGTAATATTTGATACTATTTTCGATTGTTGTAGGAAAATGCATATACATAGGAACAAATAA
- the LOC130981742 gene encoding uncharacterized protein LOC130981742, producing the protein MLRLWMGYLKLVELFVSSLVHLLYGFYIFSSAVAGDLSESLNEILYQKPKKIVDVVNRVNEKRIISADEGNSVASTNGDDLPPIVLVHGIFGFGKGKLGALSYFAGAEKKDERVLVPDLGSLTSVHDRARELFYYLKGGQVDYGEEHSKACGHSQFGRIYEQGHYPEWDEDHPIHFVGHSAGAQVVRVMQQMLADKAFKGYENTSEHWVLSLTALSGALNGTTRTYLDGMRPEDGVSLKNVCLLQICRIGVLIYDWFDIPWLKNYYNFGFDHFNMSWKKAGISGLVDCLLGNAGPFASGDWILPDLTIQGTIKLNSQLRTFPDTYYFSYATKRTRKVRGITVPSGILGIHPLLFVRVLQMSQWTYPPNAPLPYKGYRDEDWHDNDGAMNTISMTHPRLPIEHPSHFVENDSDCQPLEPGIWYYKYVEGDHIQFIINRERAGVQFDLIYDSIFERCRKHVFRKKLPTVPNEVHH; encoded by the exons atgttgaGGTTATGGATGGGGTATCTGAAGCTGGTGGAACTGTTTGTGAGCTCTTTGGTTCATTTGCTTTATGGATTCTACATTTTCAGCTCAGCTGTTGCTGGAGATTTATCTGAGTCGCTCAATGAAATTCTGTACCAAAAGCCTAAGAAGATTGTTGATGTCGTCAATAGGGTCAATGAGAAGAGAATAATTTCTGCTGATGAAGGAAACAGTGTTGCTTCTACCAATGGTGATGATCTTCCTCCTATTGTTCTTGTTCATGGGATTTTTGGATTTGGCAAAGGG AAATTGGGTGCTTTGTCATACTTTGCTGGGgcagagaagaaagatgaaagGGTTCTGGTTCCGGATTTGGGGTCTTTAACCAGCGTCCATGATAG gGCACGAGAATTGTTCTATTATTTGAAGGGTGGCCAAGTTGATTATGGAGAAGAGCACAGCAAGGCTTGTGGACACTCTCAATTTGGAAGAATTTATGAACAAG GGCACTACCCTGAATGGGACGAGGATCACCCTATTCACTTTGTTGGACACTCGGCTGGAGCACAAGTTGTTCGTGTCATGCAACAAATGCTTGCTGATAAG GCATTCAAGGGATATGAAAATACATCAGAACACTGGGTATTGAGCCTAACAGCATTATCTGGAGCGTTAAATGGCACTACAAGAACCTACTTAGACGGCATGCG GCCAGAAGATGGAGTATCATTGAAAAATGTTTGCCTGCTACAAATTTGCCGCATTGGGGTGCTTATATATGATTGGTTCGACATTCCCTGGCTGAAGAATTACTATAACTTTGGCTTTGATCATTTCAACATGTCGTGGAAGAAGGCAGGGATATCCGGCCTTGTTGACTGCCTCCTGGGGAATGCTGGTCCATTTGCTTCAGGGGATTGGATCCTCCCTGACCTTACAATTCAAGGTACTATAAAACTAAACAGCCAACTACGCACATTTCCAGACACGTACTACTTCAGCTACGCTACAAAGCGTACCAGGAAGGTCCGGGGAATCACGGTTCCTTCAGGCATACTTGGAATTCACCCGCTACTCTTTGTCAGAGTTTTGCAAATGAGCCAGTGGACCTATCCTCCAAATGCTCCTCTCCCTTATAAAGGCTACAG AGATGAGGACTGGCATGACAATGATGGAGCGATGAACACAATTTCTATGACTCATCCACGTCTCCCAATTGAACACCCCAGCCACTTTGTAGAAAACGATTCTGACTGCCAGCCCTTAGAACCTGGGATCTG GTACTACAAGTATGTTGAAGGTGATCACATACAATTCATTATTAACAGGGAGAGAGCAGGAGTGCAGTTTGATTTAATCTATGACAGCATTTTTGAACGCTGCAGGAAGCATGTTTTCAGAAAGAAGCTTCCAACAGTGCCAAATGAAGTCCATCACTAG